A single region of the Duganella sp. BuS-21 genome encodes:
- a CDS encoding putative toxin-antitoxin system toxin component, PIN family, producing MIPVPKKRIVIDTNVCLDLFVFNDLRWAKLVAAIESGELEAVTRSDCRDEYNIVLHYQHLPLDDDSRMLAAARFDALIKVVAPPVSGVRLPVCTDKDDQKFLEIARDAQAEVLITKDKALLKLARRLAREGMFKVMLPEKWIALE from the coding sequence ATGATACCTGTTCCAAAGAAACGCATCGTCATCGATACCAATGTTTGCCTCGACCTGTTCGTGTTCAACGATCTGCGCTGGGCAAAACTGGTGGCCGCCATCGAGAGCGGCGAGCTGGAGGCGGTCACCCGCTCCGATTGCCGCGATGAGTACAACATCGTGCTCCACTACCAGCACCTGCCGCTGGACGACGACAGCCGCATGTTGGCCGCCGCCCGCTTCGACGCCCTGATCAAAGTGGTGGCGCCGCCCGTGTCCGGCGTGCGCCTGCCCGTATGCACCGACAAGGACGACCAGAAGTTCCTGGAGATCGCCCGCGACGCCCAGGCCGAGGTGCTGATCACCAAGGACAAGGCGCTGTTGAAACTGGCCCGCCGCCTGGCCCGCGAAGGGATGTTCAAGGTCATGTTGCCGGAGAAGTGGATTGCGCTAGAATAG
- a CDS encoding RluA family pseudouridine synthase → MAESSSELDIDADLALHDDDDDGLAPIELALSPEHCGQRLDKVISGLIPQFSRGRLQTWITDGFVTVDGKTPKSNKDTVYGDEKIVILPQPEPEDEAFKPEPIELNIVFEDEHLIVVNKPAGLVVHPGNGNWSGTLLNGLLHRYPQLSGVPRAGIVHRLDKDTSGLMVVGKTLAAQTDLVRQLAARTVKREYFALVWGTPRISGTIDASMGRHPRERVKMAVSTSMGSKPAITHYTLISSGKLGEGRPVSLVQCRLETGRTHQIRVHMMSIGFPLVGDTVYGKPHLADYFPRQALQARRLGLVHPATGEQCEWQVPLADDFAELLARAGIEEPETI, encoded by the coding sequence TTGGCCGAATCTTCCTCCGAACTCGATATCGACGCCGACTTGGCGTTACACGACGACGATGACGACGGTCTGGCGCCGATCGAACTCGCACTGAGCCCTGAACATTGCGGCCAGCGCCTCGACAAGGTCATCTCCGGCCTGATCCCGCAATTTTCCCGTGGCCGCCTGCAAACCTGGATTACCGACGGCTTTGTTACGGTCGACGGCAAAACGCCGAAAAGCAACAAGGATACCGTCTACGGCGACGAGAAGATCGTCATTCTGCCCCAACCGGAGCCGGAAGACGAGGCTTTTAAGCCCGAACCGATAGAACTTAACATTGTTTTTGAAGATGAGCACCTGATTGTCGTGAATAAACCGGCCGGCCTGGTGGTTCACCCCGGCAACGGCAACTGGTCCGGCACGCTGCTTAACGGCCTGCTGCACCGCTATCCGCAGCTGAGCGGCGTGCCGCGCGCCGGCATCGTCCATCGCCTGGACAAGGACACCAGCGGCCTGATGGTGGTCGGCAAGACCCTGGCCGCCCAGACCGACCTGGTGCGCCAGCTGGCCGCGCGCACCGTCAAGCGCGAGTACTTCGCTTTGGTGTGGGGCACGCCGCGCATTAGCGGTACTATTGATGCTTCGATGGGGCGCCACCCGCGCGAGCGCGTCAAAATGGCGGTCTCGACCTCCATGGGCTCGAAGCCGGCCATCACGCATTACACCTTGATCTCCAGCGGCAAGCTGGGCGAGGGCCGTCCCGTCAGCCTGGTGCAGTGTCGTCTGGAAACGGGCCGCACCCACCAGATCCGCGTACACATGATGTCGATCGGCTTCCCGCTGGTCGGCGACACCGTGTACGGCAAGCCGCACCTGGCCGATTATTTCCCGCGCCAGGCGCTGCAAGCGCGCCGCCTGGGGCTGGTGCATCCGGCCACCGGCGAGCAATGCGAGTGGCAAGTGCCGCTGGCCGATGATTTTGCCGAATTGCTGGCCCGCGCCGGCATCGAGGAACCGGAAACGATTTAA
- a CDS encoding pyridoxal phosphate-dependent aminotransferase, with translation MNSRTTLPTTPALTTRLPAVGTTVFTRMSVLAAQAGAVNLGQGFPDFGCERSLMNAVTEAMQADFNQYPAMSGAPVLRQAIVAKIAALYGHQYHVDKEITVTAGATQALTTAIFCCVHPGDEVVVIEPVYDSYVPAITLAGGVPVAVEMELGADGYTVPWAKVAAAVNGKTRLIIINTPHNPTSTVLRAADMQALTDIVRGTDVLILSDEVYEHMVYDGHQHESVSRHPELAARAFVASSFGKTYHVTGWKVGYVAAPAAMMAEFRKVHQYNVFSVNTPMQHGIASYMADPKPYLELPAFYQRKRDLFRDGLKNTRFELLPADGTYFQCVRYDKISTQTEAEFAEWLTTEIKVAAIPVSAFYQQGKESGIVRFCFAKKDETLALALERLGKV, from the coding sequence ATGAATAGCCGCACAACCCTGCCGACGACGCCTGCCCTGACCACCCGCCTGCCGGCGGTTGGCACCACTGTTTTCACCCGCATGTCGGTGCTGGCCGCGCAAGCGGGCGCCGTCAACCTCGGTCAGGGCTTCCCCGACTTCGGCTGTGAACGCAGCCTGATGAACGCGGTGACCGAGGCCATGCAGGCCGACTTCAACCAGTACCCTGCCATGAGCGGCGCGCCGGTGCTGCGCCAGGCCATCGTCGCCAAGATCGCGGCCCTGTACGGCCACCAGTACCACGTCGATAAGGAGATCACCGTCACCGCCGGCGCCACCCAGGCGCTGACCACGGCGATCTTCTGCTGCGTCCATCCGGGCGACGAGGTGGTGGTCATCGAACCGGTGTACGACAGCTACGTGCCGGCGATTACGCTGGCCGGCGGCGTGCCGGTGGCAGTGGAGATGGAACTCGGCGCCGACGGCTACACCGTGCCCTGGGCCAAGGTGGCGGCTGCCGTCAACGGCAAGACGCGCCTGATCATCATCAACACGCCGCACAATCCGACCAGCACCGTACTACGCGCGGCCGACATGCAGGCGCTGACGGACATCGTGCGTGGCACCGACGTGCTGATCCTGTCGGACGAAGTCTACGAACACATGGTCTATGACGGCCATCAGCACGAGTCCGTCAGCCGCCACCCGGAACTGGCGGCGCGCGCCTTCGTGGCGTCGAGCTTTGGCAAGACCTACCACGTCACCGGCTGGAAGGTCGGCTATGTGGCCGCGCCGGCCGCCATGATGGCGGAGTTCCGCAAGGTCCACCAATACAATGTGTTCAGCGTGAATACGCCGATGCAGCACGGCATCGCCAGCTATATGGCCGATCCCAAGCCCTACCTGGAATTGCCGGCGTTTTACCAGCGCAAGCGCGATCTGTTCCGCGACGGCTTGAAAAATACACGTTTTGAGTTGTTGCCAGCCGACGGTACCTACTTCCAATGCGTGCGCTACGATAAAATCTCAACACAAACCGAGGCCGAGTTCGCGGAATGGCTGACCACCGAAATCAAGGTGGCGGCGATACCCGTATCGGCCTTTTACCAGCAGGGCAAGGAGTCGGGCATCGTGCGCTTCTGTTTTGCCAAAAAAGATGAGACCCTGGCGCTCGCATTGGAGCGACTGGGCAAAGTGTAG
- a CDS encoding outer membrane protein assembly factor BamD, producing MQKKLSVIAATVVLLGLSGCGLFSEKADETKGWSATKLYSEANEELEGQHYERAIQLFERLESSYPFGTYAQQAQMNIAYAYYKSQDQAQALASVERFIKLHPNHTNVDYMYYLRGLISFNDQISFLNFVYEQDATERDPKATREAYAAFKELVTKFPESKYTPDGLARMRYLVNAMASYEIHVARYYYRRGAYLAAANRAMGIMSDFRDSPSIEEALFIMIRAYDKLGMTELKNDTERVFKLNYPNSKFLDEGKKAERHWWKFWSSNASM from the coding sequence ATGCAAAAAAAATTATCGGTAATTGCAGCAACAGTAGTCCTGCTTGGTTTGTCCGGTTGCGGCCTTTTCTCTGAAAAAGCCGACGAAACAAAAGGTTGGAGCGCGACGAAATTATACTCGGAGGCGAACGAAGAACTGGAAGGTCAGCACTACGAGCGCGCAATTCAGTTGTTTGAACGACTGGAATCGAGCTATCCTTTCGGCACTTACGCCCAGCAGGCGCAGATGAATATCGCCTACGCCTATTACAAATCGCAGGATCAGGCACAGGCGCTGGCATCGGTTGAGCGCTTCATCAAGCTGCACCCGAACCACACCAACGTCGATTACATGTACTATCTGCGCGGCCTGATCAGCTTCAACGACCAGATCAGCTTCCTGAACTTCGTCTACGAACAGGATGCGACTGAGCGCGACCCGAAGGCCACGCGTGAAGCTTACGCCGCCTTCAAGGAGTTGGTCACCAAATTCCCAGAGAGTAAGTATACCCCGGATGGGCTGGCCCGTATGCGATATCTGGTGAATGCGATGGCGTCGTATGAAATCCACGTGGCGCGCTACTACTACCGCCGTGGCGCCTACCTGGCTGCGGCCAACCGCGCGATGGGCATCATGAGCGACTTCCGCGACTCGCCGTCGATCGAGGAAGCGCTGTTCATCATGATCCGCGCCTACGACAAGCTGGGCATGACCGAACTGAAGAACGACACCGAACGCGTGTTCAAGCTCAACTACCCGAACTCCAAGTTCCTGGATGAGGGCAAGAAAGCCGAACGCCACTGGTGGAAGTTCTGGAGTTCCAACGCCAGCATGTAA
- the yaaA gene encoding peroxide stress protein YaaA translates to MLIVLSPAKSLDLETPPTTKLHTQPSFLDHSEQLIHRLREFSPTELGELMDLSDNLSALNVARYASWTKDTSEARQAVMTFNGDVYDGLDARSLKPGQLDYAQSRIRILSGLYGMLRPLDLIHPHRLEMGTRLSTPHGKDLYSFWGETITQALNRQAAEQGADTLVNLASEEYFKSVKPRLLQVPVITPMFEDWKNGKYKIISFYAKRARGLMARYAAVKNITDPQKLKKFNVDGYTFDKKDSTDSTWVFRRRIAE, encoded by the coding sequence ATGCTGATAGTGCTTTCCCCGGCAAAAAGTCTCGACCTGGAGACGCCGCCCACCACCAAGTTGCACACCCAACCGTCGTTTCTGGACCACTCCGAGCAGCTGATTCATCGCTTGCGGGAATTTTCGCCGACCGAGCTCGGCGAGTTGATGGACCTGTCCGACAATCTGTCGGCACTGAACGTGGCGCGCTACGCCTCGTGGACCAAGGACACCAGCGAAGCGCGCCAGGCGGTGATGACCTTCAACGGCGACGTCTACGACGGCCTGGATGCCCGCAGCCTGAAGCCGGGCCAGCTCGACTACGCGCAATCGCGCATCCGCATCCTGTCCGGGCTGTACGGCATGCTGCGGCCGCTGGACCTGATCCACCCGCACCGGCTGGAAATGGGCACACGCCTGAGTACGCCGCACGGCAAGGACTTGTACAGCTTCTGGGGCGAGACCATTACCCAGGCTTTGAACCGGCAGGCGGCGGAGCAGGGCGCCGACACGCTGGTCAATCTGGCGTCGGAGGAATACTTCAAGTCGGTCAAGCCGAGACTGCTGCAGGTGCCGGTGATCACGCCGATGTTCGAGGACTGGAAGAACGGCAAATACAAGATCATCTCGTTCTACGCCAAGCGCGCGCGCGGCCTGATGGCGCGCTACGCTGCCGTCAAAAACATCACCGATCCGCAAAAGCTGAAGAAATTCAACGTCGACGGCTACACCTTCGACAAGAAGGATTCGACCGACAGCACCTGGGTCTTCCGCCGCAGAATTGCTGAATAA
- the pgeF gene encoding peptidoglycan editing factor PgeF codes for MSIQQQWLVPHWPGLPVHIGALSTTRRGGVSPAPYDDGMGRGGLNFGTHVGDQPHNVAHNRAVLCGQLPNEPVWLSQVHGTKVVDLAAVRPQQVPEADAAMTTIPGKVCVIMTADCLPVLFCDKQGKTVAAAHAGWRGLASGVLENTVESMRAAGAGELMAWMGPAIGAYQFEVGPDVKQAFLQGAFDGSSQRHVEAAFSVVEGKPGKYLADIYGLARYLLHRAGVKQVHGGEFCTVSNSGRFYSYRRDGVTGRQATLIWIK; via the coding sequence ATGTCGATACAGCAGCAATGGTTGGTCCCGCACTGGCCGGGTTTGCCAGTACATATCGGGGCGCTGTCCACCACCCGGCGCGGCGGCGTCAGCCCTGCGCCGTATGACGACGGCATGGGCCGTGGCGGCCTCAACTTCGGTACCCACGTCGGCGACCAGCCGCACAATGTGGCGCACAATCGCGCCGTCCTGTGCGGCCAGTTGCCGAACGAACCGGTGTGGCTGTCGCAGGTGCACGGCACCAAGGTGGTCGACTTGGCCGCAGTGCGTCCCCAGCAGGTGCCCGAGGCGGACGCCGCCATGACCACCATCCCCGGCAAGGTATGCGTCATCATGACCGCCGACTGCCTGCCGGTGCTGTTCTGCGACAAGCAGGGCAAGACCGTGGCCGCCGCCCATGCGGGCTGGCGCGGACTGGCGTCCGGCGTGCTGGAAAATACCGTGGAGAGCATGCGCGCGGCCGGCGCCGGCGAGCTGATGGCCTGGATGGGGCCGGCAATCGGCGCCTACCAGTTCGAGGTGGGGCCGGATGTAAAGCAAGCCTTCCTGCAGGGGGCTTTCGATGGCTCCAGCCAGCGTCATGTCGAGGCCGCCTTCAGCGTGGTGGAAGGCAAGCCGGGCAAATACCTGGCCGATATCTACGGCCTGGCGCGCTACCTATTGCACCGCGCCGGGGTCAAGCAGGTACACGGCGGCGAATTCTGCACCGTGTCCAACTCCGGCCGTTTCTACTCCTACCGGCGCGACGGCGTCACGGGCCGCCAGGCCACGTTGATCTGGATCAAATGA